The genomic region CTTCGCTGGCGTTTTCCCGTTTTTCCCGCCCCGCCAAAGTTCTCGGGCTGGTGTTGATCGTGGTCGGAGCCCTTTCGGCCTCGGTGCGCCAGATCGACGCCGGAACCGTGGGCGTGCAGAGCCTGTTTGGACGGGTGCAGGACCGGGTGCTCCAAAGCGGCCTGAATTTTGTCAATCCGCTCGTGAGCGTTACTGAGTTTGACATCAAAACGCAGAACTATACCATGTCGGGCATCACCGACGAAGGGAACCAGACCGGCGACGACGCCATCCGGGTGCTGACCGCCGACGGGCTGGAGGTCGTCATCGACCTGACGGTGCTGTACCGGCTCATTCCGACCGAAGCGCCCTCCATTCTGCGCGAAATTGGCCCGAATTACACCGACAAGATCGTCCGGCCCATCACCCGCACCCGCATCCGGGACAATGCCGTCTACTACGATGCCGTCGCGCTGTATTCGACCCGACGGGATGAATTTCAGAACCGCATTTTCCGGACGATTGAAGCCGATTTCCGCAAGCGGGGACTGACGCTGGAGCAACTGCTGGTGCGAAACATCAATTTGCCCGCTTCGGTCAAGAAAACCATCGAATCGAAGATCAACGCCGAGCAGGAAGCCCAGAAAATGCAGTTTATTCTGCAAAAAGAGCGGCAGGAAGCCGAGCGCAAGCGCGTCGAAGCCCAGGGAATCGCCGATTACCAGCGCATTCTGTCCACGGGCCTGTCCGACCGGCAGTTGCAGTACGAACAGATCATCGCCCAGAAGGCACTGGCCGCCTCGCCGAACACCAAGATTGTCATCATGGGCGGACGCGGAAATGTACCGCTGCTGCTGACCGACAAATAAACCGCCCCGAACGGCCATGCAAACCACCCTCCCTCTAACCCAAACCCGTCTGCGCATCAGCAGCATCGACGCCCTGCGCGGGCTGGTAATGGTCATTATGGCGCTGGACCACAGCCGGGATTACCTGTCGCACTTTGGCTTTTTCACCGACGCGACGGATCTGAAAACGACCACCCCGGCCCTGTTTTTCACCCGCTGGATTACCCATTTCTGCGCTCCGGTCTTTGTTTTTCTGGCCGGCATGTCCGCTTTTCTGTACGGCCAGCGCAAAAGCCGGGCGGCGGTCAGTCGTTTTCTGCTGACGCGCGGTTTGTGGCTTATTCTGCTGGAAATTACAGTGGTCAATTTTGCGCTCTGGTTCGACCTGCGGTTTACGGTCACGCTATTGCAGGTCATCTGGGCGACGGGTT from Tellurirhabdus rosea harbors:
- a CDS encoding prohibitin family protein yields the protein MFFLILGILFLLIGFAINTPSLAFSRFSRPAKVLGLVLIVVGALSASVRQIDAGTVGVQSLFGRVQDRVLQSGLNFVNPLVSVTEFDIKTQNYTMSGITDEGNQTGDDAIRVLTADGLEVVIDLTVLYRLIPTEAPSILREIGPNYTDKIVRPITRTRIRDNAVYYDAVALYSTRRDEFQNRIFRTIEADFRKRGLTLEQLLVRNINLPASVKKTIESKINAEQEAQKMQFILQKERQEAERKRVEAQGIADYQRILSTGLSDRQLQYEQIIAQKALAASPNTKIVIMGGRGNVPLLLTDK